One window of the Podospora pseudocomata strain CBS 415.72m chromosome 7, whole genome shotgun sequence genome contains the following:
- a CDS encoding hypothetical protein (EggNog:ENOG503P4FY; COG:S), with translation MASQATVPTPLASTSTVMNTDSGRLLVSPPQNSETAPPRRYQELLSRVLDGGIAVGIAVVAQLLMAGIQGVLNVNSNKVEFPPSVVAMAAIFGLFCACGCIFPGAEDFYRNHLKRPADLLNRHMSIGFTIPFLMICKGSLTDVWVIGPIIGCFVLTGLFNTVLSYVLALPLQCLMVRWDSGSWSSSDIEKGSPTTEKERQNPKLRSPVKSVCDSMDTEDFSLGVTPPQSMTPDSKASPTHPVSFSTSAKLWCLANPMLLLMWTLTLTIGLPLRVCLALDTPLSTLLLFALWLSTLAIQSSLKTSPYLRPFARTLLSGLFNAVLWTSLTMAAYLLLDGHLSSRPLQAMLTTLESHNPFSSALLNSFSVPLTAGDVALSILNAGLVSWGLKLYEYRLQLLSRAGLTVFTVSSLIALGNVSCGPLLAHTMGVAPQGRALAFAARSVTLALGNPVLDTLSADKSLNAAMVVISGIVYQMSLGLGVGRFLEKHLVNIGGRDDHTNDTTTATTKGENDPRTVAAGVAVGINAAAMGTAYLYETKSEAAPYSALSMMALGIMTVVFSTIGPLVSWVLGSVGA, from the exons ATGGCTTCACAAGCAACCGTTCCAACGCCTCTCGCATCTACTTCCACAGTCATGAACACCGACTCAGGCCGGTTACTTGTATCGCCACCCCAGAACTCTGAAACAGCACCCCCACGGCGGTATCAGGAGCTATTATCCCGAGTTTTGGATGGTGGGATTGCTGTTGGGATTGCGGTGGTGGCTCAGTTGTTGATGGCTGGAATCCAGGGGGTGTTGAacgtcaacagcaacaaggtCGAATTTCCTCCATCAGTTGTAGCAATGGCGGCTATCTTTGGGCTGTTTTGTGCGTGCGGGTGTATCTTCCCAGGTGCAGAGGACTTTTACCGGAACCACCTCAAGAGACCG GCCGACCTTCTCAACCGGCACATGTCTATTGGTTTCACGATTCCATTTCTTATGATCTGCAAGGGCTCGCTCACAGATGTCTGGGTTATTGGGCCGATTATTGGTTGCTTTG TCCTCACCGGCCTTTTCAACACAGTTTTGTCCTATGTGCTAGCTCTTCCCCTTCAATGCCTCATGGTGCGGTGGGACTCTGGCAGCTGGTCTTCGTCAGACATCGAAAAGGGGTCACCAACAACTGAAAAAGAGAGACAGAACCCGAAACTTCGTTCACCAGTCAAATCAGTATGCGATTCCATGGACACAGAGGACTTTTCTTTGGGTGTCACCCCGCCTCAATCGATGACCCCTGATTCCAAGGCCTCGCCAACTCACCCTGTATCGTTTTCAACATCAGCTAAACTCTGGTGTCTTGCAAACCCAATGCTCCTTCTCATGTGGACCTTAACTCTCACCATTGGCCTACCTCTCCGCGTCTGCCTTGCTCTCGATACACCACTATCCACCTTACTGCTATTCGCCCTTTGGCTTTCAACTTTAGCCATTCAATCATCGCTCAAAACCTCCCCTTACCTCCGCCCATTCGCCCGCACACTCCTCTCAGGCCTCTTCAACGCCGTCCTCTGGACCTCCCTCACAATGGCAgcctacctcctcctcgacggccacctctcctcccgccccctccaagcCATGCTCACAACCCTCGAAAGCCACAACCCTTTCTCCAGCGCGCTCCTCAACAGCTTTTCCGTCCCCCTCACAGCAGGGGACGtcgccctctccatcctcaacgCCGGCCTCGTATCCTGGGGCCTCAAACTCTACGAATACCGCCTCCAGCTCTTGTCTCGCGCAGGACTAACAGTCTTCACCGTCTCGTCCCTCATCGCCCTAGGTAACGTCTCCTGcggccccctcctcgcccacacAATGGGCGTCGCCCCCCAAGGCCGcgccctcgccttcgccGCACGGAGCGTGACCCTCGCGCTAGGCAACCCCGTGCTGGACACCCTATCAGCAGACAAGTCCCTCAACGCAGCAATGGTGGTCATAAGCGGGATCGTCTATCAAATGTCGCTCGGGCTTGGTGTCGGCCGGTTTTTGGAAAAGCATCTTGTCAACATTGGGGGCCGCGATGATCACACCAAcgataccaccaccgccaccaccaaagggGAAAACGACCCCCGAACCGTCGCGGCAGGCGTAGCAGTGGGCATAAACGCTGCAGCAATGGGGACTGCCTATCTCTACGAGACGAAAAGCGAGGCGGCGCCGTATTCGGCCctgtcgatgatggcgcTGGGGATCATGACGGTGGTATTTTCGACGATTGGGCCGCTGGTGTcgtgggtgttggggagtGTGGGTGCCTAG
- the set9 gene encoding histone lysine methyltransferase Set9 (EggNog:ENOG503NYMN; COG:B): MPPRSPAQGKKKLTLAQLAAYDDILTDALIDHTYYWTTIPKNRTSYHPSRGVREEEIAKLIQTHLIINSDLKTAEETLLATDGLKRFYNGLKTSKEKDDFKAHMRRYMSIYLPDCPFEVNATNRYTIVTYEASIAARRFIRRNETIKYLAGIQVTITPEEEADMASRKKDFSLVVSSRSKSTSLFMGPARFANHDCDANARLVTCGQAGIEIIACRDIGVGEEITVSYSESYFGEDNCECLCQTCEARQVNGWKQDEGGTSVKRSIEDDLAASQGYSFRRRLRDESVAGSGSRTPSVTPDIRPRVLKKRGSQMVLSDRQSTAESTEGSGPGRKRGATALGTPPITPAKRLKTMQYDLPPTTSGSPISRSSSESELSRSPLASEAGSANLTDVTTPASDSADGLILSPEPTPIKQAIEILRNEQPTAEIDVQQLPGSISPVPQKSYGFPTILPTTEVTPPAEELNNTEATKATPPVEEVVPVPPPSDAAAPTTPVGKAKGSKKRQAAQQRSPRPAQKRRVPGDYTLTPLLLSEPETAWIHCTNCNTAFVQKDAYFTRANCPRCERHSKLYGYVWPKTQPAGKNDKEERILDHRVVNRFLDPEDEARARGKKGWRAGSQRESTMDTEGGSNPPQRGRARIRESLVPKAEGATAAALDGVRRSGRARRASAKVIGDA, encoded by the coding sequence ATGCCTCCCCGGTCACCAGCCCagggaaagaagaagctcacgcTTGCACAGCTAGCTGCTTACGACGACATTTTAACCGATGCTCTGATCGACCACACTTATTACTGGACGACCATTCCCAAAAATCGCACATCTTACCATCCTTCCCGGGGCGTcagagaggaggaaatcGCCAAGCTCATCCAGactcacctcatcatcaactccgATCTCAAGACTGCCGAAGAGACACTGCTTGCGACCGACGGCCTAAAGCGATTCTACAATGGTCTCAAAACATccaaggaaaaggatgaCTTCAAAGCCCACATGCGGCGCTACATGTCGATCTACCTGCCAGATTGCCCTTTCGAGGTCAATGCAACCAATCGCTACACCATCGTCACGTATGAGGCCAGCATCGCAGCCCGGCGCTTCATCAGGCGCAACGAGACGATCAAATACCTGGCCGGAATCCAGGTGACAATCAcccccgaggaggaggcagacaTGGCATCACGCAAAAAGGACTTTAGTCTAGTGGTCAGTAGCAGGAGCAAGTCAACCAGCTTATTCATGGGGCCTGCTCGATTTGCCAATCACGATTGCGACGCGAATGCCCGGCTCGTTACTTGCGGCCAGGCAGGGATTGAGATCATCGCATGCAGGGACATTGGCGTGGGCGAGGAGATCACAGTCAGCTACAGCGAGAGTTACTTTGGAGAGGACAATTGCGAGTGCTTGTGCCAGACGTGCGAGGCGAGACAGGTCAATGGCTGGAAGCAAGATGAGGGGGGCACTTCGGTGAAGAGAAGCATCGAGGATGATTTGGCGGCGTCACAGGGCTACTCTTTCCGGCGGAGGTTGAGAGACGAGAGTGTGGCAGGTTCAGGCTCTCGAACTCCGTCCGTCACCCCGGATATCCGCCCCAGGGTCCTCAAGAAACGGGGAAGCCAGATGGTTCTGAGCGACAGGCAGTCAACAGCGGAATCGACGGAGGGCTCAGGCCCGGGGCGCAAACGAGGTGCGACAGCGCTCGGAACCCCGCCCATCACTCCGGCTAAGCGCCTCAAAACTATGCAATATGATCTGCCACCTACAACATCCGGGTCGCCAATTTCGAGAAGCAGCTCGGAATCTGAACTTTCGCGTAGTCCACTTGCATCTGAAGCCGGCAGCGCCAATCTCACCGACGTCACGACCCCCGCTTCAGACTCGGCAGATGGGCTCATTCTTTCACCTGAGCCGACGCCTATCAAGCAGGCGATCGAAATCCTAAGAAACGAGCAGCCTACCGCTGAGATAGACGTACAGCAACTGCCCGGGTCGATCTCCCCAGTGCCCCAAAAGTCGTACGGCTTCCCAACAattctccccaccaccgaggTGACCCCTCCGGCCGAAGAACTGAACAACACAGAAGCGACGAAAGCGACTCCTCCAGTAGAAGAGGTGGTTCCAGTGCCACCACCCAGTGATGCGGCCGCTCCGACAACGCCGGTAGGAAAGGCGAAGGGTTCCAAGAAGCGCCAGGCCGCTCAGCAACGGTCACCACGACCGGCACAAAAGCGTCGTGTGCCAGGAGATTACACCCTCACACCCTTACTTCTCTCAGAGCCCGAGACTGCCTGGATCCACTGCACCAACTGCAACACTGCATTTGTTCAAAAAGACGCCTACTTTACGAGAGCCAATTGCCCACGTTGCGAGCGCCACTCCAAGCTTTACGGCTACGTCTGGCCCAAGACCCAGCCAGCAGGCAAGAACGATAAAGAAGAACGCATTCTGGATCACCGTGTCGTCAACCGTTTCCTGGATCCAGAGGACGAGGCGAGGGcgcgggggaagaagggctgGCGGGCAGGCTCACAAAGAGAGTCGACGATGGACACCGAAGGGGGAAGCAACCCACCCCAGCGGGGTAGGGCCAGAATCAGAGAGAGTTTGGTCCCGAAGGCGGAAGGGGCAaccgctgctgctctcgATGGAGTTCGGCGGAGTGGGCGGGCTCGTAGGGCGAGCGCAAAGGTTATTGGGGATGCATAA
- the mrpl38 gene encoding 54S ribosomal protein L38, mitochondrial (EggNog:ENOG503P2X8; BUSCO:EOG09265HP0; COG:J): MIQLKSMLNCIDNSGAAIVECAMVIGQKRHASIGDRIVVVVQKQRDAGAAGMAAASGAKVKRGDIRHAVVVRTKQKVTRRDGSCIKFDDNACVLINKSGDPIGSRINGVVGMELRKKKWSRILSMAPSQA; encoded by the exons ATGATTCAACTAAAG AGCATGCTTAACTGCATCGACAACTCTGGCGCCGCCATTGTTGAATGCGCCATGGTCATCGGCCAGAAGAGACACGCCTCGATCG GCGACCGGATCGTGGTGGTCGTGCAGAAGCAAAGAGATGCGGGAGCTGCCGGCATGGCCGCCGCCTCGGGTGCCAAGGTCAAGCGTGGTGATATCAGACATGCCGTCGTCGTGCGGACGAAGCAAAAGGTCACCCGGAGAGATGGAAGCTGCATCAAGTTCGACGACAACGCCTGCGTTTTGATTAACAAGTCTGGCGACCCTATCGGATCCCGTATCAACGGCGTCGTGGGCATGGAGTTGCGCAAGAAGAAGTGGAGCAGAATCCTCAGCATGGCCCCCTCGCAGGCATAA
- the pin1 gene encoding peptidyl-prolyl cis-trans isomerase Pin1 (COG:O; BUSCO:EOG09264PI4; EggNog:ENOG503P1QY), protein MNGNQQETGLPPHWEVRHSNSKNLPYYFNSVDRTSRWEPPAGTDPEKLKVYMATYHSAKAPLPTGDAQSGKIRAAHLLVKHRDSRRASSWKEAEITRSKEEAMSIIKAHEQRIKSGEITLGELALSESDCSSARKRGDLGYFGRGDMQKEFEDAAFALQKGEISGVVDTASGLHLIERLE, encoded by the exons ATGAACGGC AACCAGCAAGAAACcggcctcccccctcacTGGGAGGTCCGTCACTCCAACTCCAAGAACCTGCCCTACTACTTCAACTCCGTGGACCGCACCTCGAGGTGGGAACCCCCCGCCGGCACCGaccccgagaagctcaaggtgTACATGGCGACCTACCACTCGGCCAAGGCGCCTCTTCCCACCGGCGACGCCCAGTCCGGCAAGATCAGGGCGGCGCATTTGCTGGTCAAGCACAGGGACAGTCGCCGGGCGTCCAGCTGGAAGGAG GCCGAAATCACCCGGTCCAAGGAGGAAGCCATGTCGATTATCAAGGCACACGAGCAGAGGATCAAGAGTGGGGAGATCACCTTGGGGGAGTTGGCCCTGTCGGAATCAGACTGTAGCTCGGCGCGCAAGAGGGGCGACCTGGGTTATTTCGGACGCGGGGACATGCAGAAGGAATTTGAGGATGCTGCTTTTGCGCTGCAGAAGGGAGAGATCTCGGGGGTGGTTGACACGGCGAGTGGGTTGCACTTGATTGAGAG ACTTGAGTAG
- a CDS encoding hypothetical protein (EggNog:ENOG503P3XQ): MLERKPSPNLGVSRAVVHRPHWSGVRGVRAQKQQKGMRCKVNRNTKTPHITTTRLVDAGFCFELLLCLSARKPIPVPMDPEFLVKLLRAYDASFDAAAVRAAFNGSSTGNQFVQWATSHLTPDTLLTPDEFAQYAALEKAGMVDKLASSSDLAAVQGLTDENVRDAIEQLDRSTQAITKQTETLKQQREALDRLVAADRQTRQERRVFESEQDRKYESQRRDLTLAVEELSQSLDSQLLELEQQTTGAGPAIQQTVDTLFRSDDKLLASLQKLGWELDTKDPEEQNHVVMLRETCARDSREGRLIKCTVEGVRTRLDRIYLETLEEKNSGSSSRVSPGEVSSLQEEVESLYSEILPVAQMSVEQQFLEPALKKVEAKNGQEQAKSKQATGYVHDCLDYLLDHVQDLSARLEAFKAYQLAADSLLEIAQSEVATKVALATPRSRRPTVSQRGVMDSPVRPRPRHARRSSGMGGAMEESPLDEILRSLAISLPHEEEGTPDFPARARELASILAERRSKTEDIAKNVQESFDYTATRQIADGKVAIQLIRDSILAESPFGHVRLVDPEIESSIDVLSQELEKIRQEKEGLNNSMAKLRARSAKKDELIARWGS, translated from the exons atgttggagCGGAAGCCTTCCCCGAACCTTGGCGTGTCCAGGGCAGTGGTGCACAGGCCACATTGGAGCGGGGTTAGGGGTGTGAGGgcccaaaaacaacagaaGGGGATGCGCTGTAAAGTCAACAGAAACACCAAAACGCCACATATCACCACGACTCGACTCGTGGATGCAGGATTTTGctttgagctgctgctgtgtctCTCTGCCCGCAAACCCATCCCTGTCCCGATGGACCCTGAATTTCTCGTCAAATTGCTGAGGGCGTACGACGCGTCATTCGATGCAGCGGCGGTGAGGGCCGCCTTCAACGGCTCATCCACGGGCAACCAGTTTGTGCAGTGGGCAACATCCCATCTCACCCCGGACACTCTCCTCACCCCGGACGAGTTTGCCCA ATATGCTGCACTGGAGAAGGCCGGCATGGTCGACAAGCTGGCATCATCCTCGGATCTGGCTGCTGTTCAGGGGCTCACGGATGAGAATGTCAGAGACGCCATCGAACAGCTGGACAGGTCTAcccaagccatcaccaagcagACCGAGACCCTGAAGCAGCAGCGTGAGGCCCTTGACCGCCTCGTGGCTGCGGATCGCCAGACTCGCCAGGAAAGACGGGTGTTTGAGTCGGAGCAGGACCGAAAATATGAGTCCCAACGTAGGGATCTTACTCTGGCT GTTGAAGAGCTGTCTCAGTCCCTGGATTCTCAACTTCTCGAGTTGGAACAGCAAACCACAGGGGCCGGCCCGGCCATCCAGCAAACCGTCGACACCCTGTTCCGCTCAGACGATAAGCTCCTGGCAAGCCTCCAGAAACTGGGATGGGAACTGGATACAAAAGACCCTGAAGAGCAAAATCATGTCGTCATGCTGCGTGAAACATGTGCGAG GGACTCACGCGAGGGCAGGCTGATCAAGTGTACTGTGGAGGGCGTCCGGACGAGACTCGATCGTATCTATCTTGAGAccttggaggagaagaatTCAGGGTCCAGCAGCCGAGTCTCACCTGGAGAAGTCTCTTCCCtgcaggaggaggtcgaATCCCTCTACTCCGAGATCCTGCCTGTTGCACAGATGTCTGTCGAGCAGCAGTTTCTCGAGCCGGcgctgaagaaggtggaggccAAGAATGGCCAGGAGCAAGCAAAGTCGAAACAGGCAACTGGATAT GTTCACGACTGTCTCGACTACCTCCTCGATCATGTGCAAGATTTAAGCGCACGCCTAGAGGCGTTCAAGGCTTACCAACTCGCGGCCGATTCTCTCCTCGAGATAGCCCAGTCAGAGGTTGCCACCAAGGTCGCACTCGCAACACCGCGTTCACGTCGTCCGACCGTTAGTCAACGCGGTGTGATGGATTCTCCCGTTCGTCCTCGGCCCAGACATGCTCGACGCTCTTCTGGGATGGGCGGTGCTATGGAAGAGTCGCCACTGGACGAGATATTGCGATCGCTTGCTATCAGTTTACCccacgaggaagaggggacaCCTGACTTCCCAGCTCGGGCAAGGGAGTTGGCCAGTATTCTCGCCGAAAGGCGCAGCAAGACTGAGGATATTGCCAAGAACGTACAAGAATCGTTCGATTACACGGCCACCAGACAGATTGCTGATGGAAAGGTTGCCATCCAACTCATTCGTGACTCGATCCTGGCGGAGAGCCCCTTTGGACATGTTCGACTGGTGGACCCCGAGATCGAGAGCTCGATCGATGTGCTCTCTCAGGAACTGGAAAAGATTCGCCAAGAGAAGGAAgggctcaacaacagcatggCCAAACTCAGGGCCAGAAGCGCAAAGAAGGATGAGCTCATCGCTCGTTGGGGTTCGTGA
- a CDS encoding hypothetical protein (EggNog:ENOG503P3XQ) — protein sequence MDKVKDTMRKGFEQATMINEEPAPEKKHHALNTTYPAQAHQPSMVGGTDMHFNNTAHTGQTETGKSSLGQPSSKP from the exons ATGGACAAAGTCAAGGACACAATGCGCAAGGGATTCGAGCAGGCGACAATGATCAACGAAGAGC CGGCTCCCGAGAAGAAGCACCATgctctcaacaccacataCCCCGCCCAAGCCCATCAGCCAAGCATGGTTGGCGGAACCGATATGCACTTCAACAACACGGCGCATACTGGGCAGACAGAGACGGGCAAGAGTTCGCTGGGACAACCAAGCAGTAAGCCCTGA
- a CDS encoding hypothetical protein (EggNog:ENOG503P63W) → MQLTTVLLGLAGTALAAPALEARDAVSAMAATPQWVVKSFTRTCNKADTSCKVTFGVDTQTGAAVTNCSYTVTGAPASRAPTNGVTCGPYTLSSSWSGQFGEGNGFTTWSLVDWSKKQIVWPAYADWELVNGKAVVPDKSYAPQTLA, encoded by the coding sequence ATGCAGCTCAccaccgtcctcctcggcctcgccggcaccgccctcgccgctcCCGCTCTCGAGGCCCGCGACGCCGTctccgccatggccgccacCCCCCAATGGGTCGTCAAGTCCTTCACCCGCACCTGCAACAAGGCCGACACCTCTTGCAAGGTCACTTTTGGCGTCGACACCCAGACCGGTGCCGCCGTGACCAACTGCTCCTACACCGTCACCGGCGCCCCCGCCAGCCGCGCCCCGACCAACGGCGTCACCTGCGGCCCTTACACCCTCAGCTCGTCCTGGAGCGGCCAGTTCGGCGAGGGCAACGGCTTCACCACCTGGTCTCTGGTCGACTGGAGCAAGAAGCAGATTGTCTGGCCTGCTTATGCTGACTGGGAGTTGGTCAACGGGAAGGCTGTTGTGCCTGATAAGAGCTATGCTCCCCAGACTTTGGCTTGA
- a CDS encoding hypothetical protein (COG:K; EggNog:ENOG503P7EY; BUSCO:EOG092654O3) → MASSPAPSASGEQSQLHGQKPLEQITFRFCSECSNMLYPKEDEADRKLMFTCRTCNFSEEATSSCIFRNVLNNAAGETAGVTQDVGSDPTLPREQRTCPSCNHGEAVFFQSQQRSAETGMKLFYVCCYCGNIYQ, encoded by the exons ATGGCTTCATCACCAGCCCCTTCAGCTTCGGGCGAGCAATCGCAGCTCCATGGCCAGAAGCCCCTCGAGCAAATCACGTTCCGTTTCTGCTCGGAATGCAGCAACATGCTCTACCCCAAGGAAGATGAGGCCGATCGCAAGCTCATGTTCACCTGCCGCACTTGCAACTTCTCCGAAGAGGCCACCTCGTCGTGCATCTTTCGCAATGTCCTCAACAATGCCGCTGGCGAGACGGCCGGCGTGACGCAGGACGTTGGCTCTGATCCTACG CTACCAAGAGAACAGCGCACTTGCCCCTCTTGCAACCATGGGGAGGCTGTCTTCTTTCAGTCTCAACAGCGAAGCGCTGAAACGGGAATG AAACTCTTTTATGTGTGCTGCTATTGCGGTAACATTTACCAATGA